One genomic window of Manihot esculenta cultivar AM560-2 chromosome 16, M.esculenta_v8, whole genome shotgun sequence includes the following:
- the LOC110603821 gene encoding ATP-dependent 6-phosphofructokinase 3 isoform X1 has translation MESLFSLNSSSISPFKPLSLETSKSAISTPRNLSSSVCFTAPTSGSAFSSIGFSRAAMSNPNANGNSKPKIVNGDYGYVLEDVPHLTDYIPGLPTFSNPLQDNPAYSVVKQYFVHVDDTVPQKIVVHKDSPRGTHFRRAGPRQKVYFESDEVHACIVTCGGLCPGLNTVIREIVCGLYHMYGVKRVLGIDGGYRGFYARNTIPLTPKVVNDIHKRGGTILGTSRGGHDTSKIVDSIQDRGINQVYIIGGDGTQKGASVIFEEIRRRGLKVAVAGIPKTIDNDIPVIDKSFGFDTAVEEAQRAINAAHVEAESIENGIGLVKLMGRYSGFIAMYATLASRDVDCCLIPESPFYLEGEGGLFEYIEKSLKENGHMVIVIAEGAGQELLSETMKSTQQDASGNKLLPDVGLWISQRIKEFFSKQKKMTINLKYIDPTYMIRAIPSNASDNVYCTLLAQSAVHGAMAGYTGFTSGLVNGRQTYIPFYRIIEKQNKVVITDRMWARLLSSTNQPSFLRDKEVTEDKKEDIAKVKKGEEPENQLMDDGNCADDLIAKKEVSYK, from the exons ATGGAAtctcttttctctcttaatTCTTCATCAATCTCTCCTTTCAAACCTCTTTCTCTGGAAACTTCTAAATCTGCCATTTCAACTCCCCGGAATCTCTCTTCTTCCGTCTGTTTTACTGCTCCGACTTCAGGTTCCGCTTTCTCCTCCATCGGATTCTCCAGAGCCGCTATGTCTAATCCCAACGCTAACGGCAACTCTAAGCCGAAGATCGTCAACGGTGATTACGGTTACGTACTTGAAGATGTTCCTCACTTGACAGACTATattcctggtcttcct ACTTTTTCCAATCCTCTACAAGATAATCCGGCATACTCGGTTGTTAA GCAGTACTTTGTCCATGTGGATGACACTGTTCCTCAAAAG ATTGTTGTCCACAAAGATAGTCCGAGAGGGACACATTTCCGGCGTGCTGGACCACGCCAAAAG GTTTATTTTGAATCAGATGAAGTTCATGCTTGCATTGTAACATGTGGGGGTCTCTGCCCTGGACTCAACACAGTAATCAGGGAAATAGTATGTGGCTTGTACCATATGTATGGGGTGAAGAGAGTGCTGGGAATTGAT GGAGGGTATAGGGGATTTTATGCTCGGAATACCATTCCCCTGACCCCTAAAGTTGTAAATGATATTCACAAACGTGGTGGAACCATCCTTGGAACATCACGAGGCGGCCACGACACTTCAAAAATAGTTGATAGCATTCAGGATCGAGGAATTAATCAG GTTTACATAATTGGAGGCGATGGAACTCAGAAAGGGGCATCGGTGATATTTgag GAAATTAGAAGAAGAGGTCTTAAAGTAGCAGTTGCTGGAATTCCCAAAACTATTGATAATGACATTCCG GTTATTGACAAGTCCTTTGGTTTTGACACTGCTGTTGAGGAAGCTCAACGTGCTATTAATGCAGCACATGTTGAAGCTGAGAGTATCGAGAATGGTATTGGTCTTGTGAAGTTAATGGGTCGCTATAGCG GATTTATTGCAATGTATGCTACTCTTGCAAGCCGCGATGTTGATTGTTGCTTGATTCCGGAGTCCCCTTTTTATCTTGAAGGGGAAGGTGGTCTTTTCGAATACATAGAAAAAAGTCTCAAAGAAAATGGCCACATGGTTATTGTGATAGCTGAAGGTGCTGGGCAGGAGTTGCTTTCCGAGACCATGAAATCAACTCAGCAGGATGCTTCAGGAAACAAGCTTCTCCCAGATGTTGGTTTGTGGATATCACAGAGGATCAAG GAATTTTTTTCAAAGCAGAAGAAGATGACTATAAACCTCAAATATATAG ATCCTACATATATGATCCGTGCTATTCCTAGCAATGCATCTGACAATGTGTACTGCACACTTCTTGCTCAAAGTGCTGTGCATGGAGCAATGGCTGGATACACTGGCTTTACAAGTGGCCTTGTCAACGGGAGACAAACTTACATACCCTTCTAT CGAATCATTGAGAAGCAGAACAAGGTAGTTATAACAGATAGGATGTGGGCTAGGCTTCTGTCTTCGACAAATCAGCCTAGTTTTTTGCGTGATAAAGAAGTCACTGAAGACAAGAAAGAGGATATTGCCAAAGTCAAGAAAGGGGAAGAACCAGAAAACCAGTTGATGGATGATGGGAATTGTGCTGACGACCTTATAGCAAAGAAAGAGGTCAGCTACAAATGA